The sequence CGCGCTGTTCGCCGTGTTCGTCGCGATCACCCTCTTCATCACGATCCGGGCGAGCCGGCAGACGCGGACCGCCGCCGACTACTACGCGGGCGGACGCTCCTTCTCCCCGCTCCAGAACGGCCTCGCCATCGGCGGCGACTACATGTCGGCGGCGTCGTTCCTCGGCATCGCGGGCATGTTCGCGCTGTCCGGCTACGACGGGTTCCTCTACTCGATCGGGTTCCTGGTCGCCTGGCTCGTCGCGCTGCTTCTCGTCGCCGAGATGCTGCGCAACTCGGGCCGGTTCACGATGGCGGACGTGCTGGCGTTCCGGATGCGGCAGCGGCCCGTCCGCGCGGCGGCCGGGATCTCCACCATCGTCGTGTCGATCTTCTACCTGCTCGCGCAGATGGTCGGCGCGGGGGCGCTCGTGTCATTGCTGCTCGGGACGTCCAGCGAGGCCGCCAAAGTCTGGACGATCGTCCTGGTCGGCGCACTGATGATCTTCTATGTGACGGTCGGCGGGATGAAGGGGACGACCTGGGTCCAGATCGTCAAAGCCGTCCTGCTCATGAGCGGCGCGCTCGTCATGACGGTCTGGGTGCTCGCCAAGTACGGGTTCAACCCGTCCGACCTGCTCGGCGCGGCGGCCGACCGCAGCGGCAAGGGCGCCGCGTTCCTGGAGCCCGGCCTGAAGTACGGCGCGACCGACGCCTGGTCCAAGCTGGACCTGCTGTCGCTCGGGCTCGCGCTCGTCCTCGGCACCGCGGGGCTGCCGCACATCCTCATCCGCTTCTACACCGTCCCCGACGCCCGCGCCGCGCGCGCGTCGGTCAACTGGGCGATCGGCATCATCGGCGTGTTCTACCTGATGACGCTGGTCATCGGGTTCGGCGCCGCCGCGCTCGTCGGCGGCAAGGCCATCGTCGCGCAGGACAAGGGCGGCAACACGGCCGCGCCGCAGCTCGCCGAGCACCTCGGCGGCGGCGCGGGCACCACCGGCGGCGCGGTGTTCCTCGCGGTCATCGCGGCGGTGGCGTTCGCGACGATCCTCGCGGTCGTCGCCGGGCTGACGCTCGCGTCGTCCTCGTCGTTCGCGCACGACATCTTCGCGAGCGTCCTGCGGCGCGGGAAGACCACCGAACGCGACGAGGTCCGGGTCGCGCGGCTGTCGGCGCTCGTCATCGGCGCGGTCGCGATCGTGCTGTCGATCTTCGCGCGCGGGCTGAACGTGGCGTTCCTCGTCGCGCTGGCGTTCGCGGTCGCCGCGTCGGCCAACCTGCCGACGCTGCTGTTCTCGCTGTTCTGGCGGCGGTTCAACACGAGCGGCGCGGTCGCCGGGATCTACGGCGGGCTCGTCGCGGCGGTCGGGCTCGTCCTGCTCAGCCCGATCTGCTGGGGCGGCGCGTCCGGCACGCTGCCCAAGGGCAACGCCGACGCCCTGTTCAGCGCCGACACCGTCGCGCCGTTCCCGCTCCAGAACCCGGGCCTGATCTCCATCCCGGTCGGGTTCCTGTGCGCCTTCCTCGGGACGGTCCTGTCGCGCGCCCGCACCGACGAGCGCTTCGCCGAACTGGAGGTCCGCGCCCTCACCGGAAAGGGAGCGCACTAAGGCGGATCCGCCTTGCGCATACGGCTTGACGCGCCGTCCGCGCGACCGCGAAAGTGGCGGTGCCCGGCCTGTCCGGGTACCGCCCGCTCCTCCCTGTGGGCGGACCGTTCCGCACCCCCGGAGGACGATCCGCCGTGGCGGCCCAGCCCGAGCCCGCGTCGGGCAACTCGCGGACGTCGGAGGCCGGCGCGGGCTGGACGTGCGCGGCGCCGGGCTCGTTCGAGGCGCTCGTCCCGCCCCGGACGCGGCGGCTGTTCTGGTACCGGCCGTCCACGCTGTGGCGGTCGCGCAACGACGTCGTCGCCCGGCTGTTCGGCGACCCGTCGAACGAGATCCGCCGCGCGTGGGTCGCGGCCCTCGCCGAGCGCGGCACCCCGGCGGCGTTCACGCTCCAGCGGACGGCCGAGGAGTTCTCGTTCGTCCTGATGGGCGACACCGGGGAGGGCGACCGGTCGCAGTACGCGGTCGTCCCGGCGCTGGAACAGATCGGCGCGGGCACCGACTTCCTGGTCATCGCCAGCGACGTCATCTACCCGACGGGTGACTCCGCCGACTACCCCGAAAAGTTCTTCCGTCCCTACTGCGGCTACCCCGGCCCGATCTACGCGGTGCCCGGCAACCACGACTGGTACGACGGGCTGCGCGGCTTCGTCCGGGTGTTCTGCGACCTGCGCGACGAGCCCGGCGGCGGGCACGCGCGGCCGGCGTTCGGCGGGCCGCTGGCCGGGGCCGCGCGGCTGCTGTGGCGCGCGGCGGCGCCGACCGACGAGGGCGTCCTGGACGCGGCGCGCGAGGCCTACCGGGGGGCGTCGGTGCAGCGGTCCGTCCAGCCCGGCCCGTACTGGGCGATCGACACGCCGCACCTGCGGATCGTCGGCATCGACACCGGCATCGACGGGACGCTGGACCGCGACCAGGGCGCGTGGCTGCGCGGCGTTTCGGCCGGGCCGAAGCCGAAGCTGCTGGTCACCGGCAAGCCGCTGGTGGTGGACGACCGGCATCGTCCCGGGCCGATCGAGGGCGGCGGGACGGTCGACGCGATCGTCCGCGACCCGGCCTGCAACTACGTCGCCGCGATCGGCGGCGACATCCACAACTACCAGCGCTACCCGGTGAAGGCCGGCGACCGGACGATCCAGTACATCGTCGCGGGCGGCGGCGGGGCGTTCATGCACGCCACGCACGTCGTCCGCCGCACCCGGACCGTCGCCGAGGACGACTTCCGCTGCTATCCGCTGCGCGGCGACTCCCTGTCGCGCTACTCCAAGCTGTACGGCCAGTGGACACGGATGCCCGGCCTGTTCGAGCTGTCCCCGCGCGAGGCGACGGCCGCCGTCCGGCACCGGCTCGGCATCCGGCCCGGACGCGGCTACGACGACGCGCCGCCGTCGCTGCGGGCCCGGTTCGTCGCGGTGGCGCTCGGCGTGCCGCGCGGCGGACGCCGCCGGTGGCGATTCCTGCGGCTGCCGGTGCGCAAGGTGCCGCAGTGGTTCCGCTCGGAGTTGGCCGACTGGGACACGCCGCCGTTCTTCAAGAGCGTTCTCCGTCTCGATGTCACGGCCGGTGAGCTGCGGATTCGCTGTTTCGGCGTGACGGGCTGCGGTGATCACGAGCGGCGTCCGCCGGTCGAAGATGAGGTGCGTATCCCTCTTGTTCCGGGTACGTCCGTCAGATAACGAAATGTAGGCGGTTTCCCGAATCTGTTGCTTAATCCACGGACAAGCCGGGTCAGCTCCCCTACAGTCGTCCCTCGACCATGCAGGATGACCGGCGACACCGGACGGTCGGCCGCGTTATGACCGCGTCCAAGGAGAGCACAGAATGAGCCATCCCCAGCAGGGGCAGCCGCATCAGCAGCAGGCCTACCAGGGCGGATACGCCCCCGCACCGGCGCCGCAGCACGCGCCGGCCCCGGTCGCCTCCGGTTACAGCATGAAGCGCCGCAACCCGGTCGGCGCCTGGCTCGGGCTGCCGATCATCACGTTCGGCATCTACGGGCTGGTGTGGTTCTACAAGGTCCACGCCGAACTCTTCAACTACGACCGCCGCACCGGCGACGCCGCGACCAACGCGCTGTTGTCGCTGATCTTCGGCTTCGTCACGCTCGGCATCTGGCCGCTCATCATGTACGTCAAGCTCGGCGGGCGCATCGCGCAGGCGCAGCGCGCGGCCGGGCTGCAGCCGTCCTGCAACGGGGGCCTCGCGTTCCTGCTCGGGATCCTCGGCTTCGGCGTGCTGTACTACCAGATCGAGCTCAACAAGGTCGTGGACCGCTACCCGGGCACCGCGCCCGGCCAGCAGGTCCCGCTGGCGGCCTGATCCGCGTCTCCCCGGCCCCGGCGTCCCGTGCGGACGCCGGGGCCGCGGCGTTTCGTCGTACCCCCGCGCGACAATGCACGGGTGAGGATCGCGGTGGCGGCGGGGCCGGACGGCGGGGGCGTGCTGCGCCCGCTCGCCGACGACGGCGTGCCCGCGGGCCCGGCCGTTCCGGTGCCCGACCTCGCGGCGGCGGTCGCGGCCCGTGAACCGGACGCGCCACGCTGGGTGTGGCCCGCCACCGCCCGGCTGTACCCGGCGCTGCTGCGCGCCGGGGTCCGCGTCGCGCGCTGCCACGACCTGGAGCTGACCGAGGCGCTGCTGGTCGGCCACGCCGGACGGCACGGCGAGCCGCGCTCGGTGGCGGCGGCCTCGGCGCGGCTGCGCGGCGAGCCCGTCCCGGGTGATCCGCCGCCGTCCGCCGAACGTCCGCAGCGCTCGCTGTTCGACACCGGCCCCGAGCCCGACGACATCGACCGCGTCGTCGAGGTGCACGCCGACCAGCGCCGCCGGACGGCCGCGCTGCCCGGGTTCGCGCTGCTCGCGGCGGCCGAGTCGGCGGGCGCGCTGGTCGCCGCCGAGCTGGCGGCCGACGGCCTGCCCTGGTCGGCCGCGCGCCACGACGCGCTGCTGACCGAACGGCTCGGCCCGCGCCCGGCCGCCGGTATGCGGCCGAAGCGCCTCCAGGACCTCGCCGACCGGATCGCCGCCGCGTTCGGCAGCCGCGTCAACCCCGACTCCCCGGCGCAGCTCGTGAAGGCGTTCGCGGCGGCGGGTTGTCCGGTGTCGTCGACGCGCGCCCACGTCCTGAAGCAGACCGACCACCCGGCGGTGCCGCTGCTGCTGGAGTACAAGGAGCTGGCGCGGCTGCACACCGCGCACGGCTGGG comes from Actinomadura rubteroloni and encodes:
- a CDS encoding solute symporter family protein; this translates as MSAPLVLATSENEHRTISIALFAVFVAITLFITIRASRQTRTAADYYAGGRSFSPLQNGLAIGGDYMSAASFLGIAGMFALSGYDGFLYSIGFLVAWLVALLLVAEMLRNSGRFTMADVLAFRMRQRPVRAAAGISTIVVSIFYLLAQMVGAGALVSLLLGTSSEAAKVWTIVLVGALMIFYVTVGGMKGTTWVQIVKAVLLMSGALVMTVWVLAKYGFNPSDLLGAAADRSGKGAAFLEPGLKYGATDAWSKLDLLSLGLALVLGTAGLPHILIRFYTVPDARAARASVNWAIGIIGVFYLMTLVIGFGAAALVGGKAIVAQDKGGNTAAPQLAEHLGGGAGTTGGAVFLAVIAAVAFATILAVVAGLTLASSSSFAHDIFASVLRRGKTTERDEVRVARLSALVIGAVAIVLSIFARGLNVAFLVALAFAVAASANLPTLLFSLFWRRFNTSGAVAGIYGGLVAAVGLVLLSPICWGGASGTLPKGNADALFSADTVAPFPLQNPGLISIPVGFLCAFLGTVLSRARTDERFAELEVRALTGKGAH
- a CDS encoding metallophosphoesterase family protein, which produces MAAQPEPASGNSRTSEAGAGWTCAAPGSFEALVPPRTRRLFWYRPSTLWRSRNDVVARLFGDPSNEIRRAWVAALAERGTPAAFTLQRTAEEFSFVLMGDTGEGDRSQYAVVPALEQIGAGTDFLVIASDVIYPTGDSADYPEKFFRPYCGYPGPIYAVPGNHDWYDGLRGFVRVFCDLRDEPGGGHARPAFGGPLAGAARLLWRAAAPTDEGVLDAAREAYRGASVQRSVQPGPYWAIDTPHLRIVGIDTGIDGTLDRDQGAWLRGVSAGPKPKLLVTGKPLVVDDRHRPGPIEGGGTVDAIVRDPACNYVAAIGGDIHNYQRYPVKAGDRTIQYIVAGGGGAFMHATHVVRRTRTVAEDDFRCYPLRGDSLSRYSKLYGQWTRMPGLFELSPREATAAVRHRLGIRPGRGYDDAPPSLRARFVAVALGVPRGGRRRWRFLRLPVRKVPQWFRSELADWDTPPFFKSVLRLDVTAGELRIRCFGVTGCGDHERRPPVEDEVRIPLVPGTSVR
- a CDS encoding DUF4234 domain-containing protein produces the protein MSHPQQGQPHQQQAYQGGYAPAPAPQHAPAPVASGYSMKRRNPVGAWLGLPIITFGIYGLVWFYKVHAELFNYDRRTGDAATNALLSLIFGFVTLGIWPLIMYVKLGGRIAQAQRAAGLQPSCNGGLAFLLGILGFGVLYYQIELNKVVDRYPGTAPGQQVPLAA